The sequence AACTCTTAATGAATATCTGTAGCTCGTATGAGTGGGGTGCTAAATTACAGGAGCACTCTCGACGGATTTCATctatgtgagtgtggaggtaGGCCGGGATAGCACAAGGCCGTAATGTGTTGGCTAAAAAGCTCATATCAACACCTTGATTATTATGTGTaagcagtaactttttattttcccAAAGCAGTTATAGTTCAAATCTGAGACCACTACGACTCTGGagtaaaaaattattgttttactaagtAAAGTTCAATGTAGAGCACACATTTATTATGCCTAATAATCTTCCTTTATCTAGTGAACTCTCTtgataatattaaaatgagtgggggatTGATGGATCAAggacattttaatattattattaatgccaaaaatattattattaatgccaaattaattatttttttctttttataatcttgtTTAAAAGTTGCCATTTTTGAattataaatagtaaaaaaaaattggctAATCTTTGTCaaatttgaaaatcaacaaagatggctactattcatattttaaaagattttttttttcaatttttgcaactggaattataattttttattcatgaattctcCTGTAAATTGgagtattatttttcatgaagggAGAGAcaaggaaaaatatttatatacaagtttaaaaaaaaatagtttaagagagtttattagttaaagggagatgtttatttttttaaagctttgaactcaactctagTTCAGATTATTGAGTTATTGTGTGtaggttgttgtatcctggagggacAAGTCAAGGTGTATTACCGTTGGACCGGAGAAATAATTACCGTAGTGagtttgaatctccttaaagagagcgagatatcggGCCTCAGGCATAGAAGAAgaaacatatttttctttattattttgtaattttcagttgtaatttATTGTAAATCATTGTAACATTATTGCAATTTTATTGTAATATCACCAACAAACAACAATAGCTCTTGGCCTCTACCAAATTCAATTGGGGTCGACCCTATGAATATCCTTAATATCCACGTTGCACCATTTTGTCCGCGTTTATATAGATATAGCATCACAAGGCTTTCGTTGTTGTGGCATGCTTCATATTGCTAAGTAGAGAATGGAAATCCAATTATTAGGCACACCAACATTATTACACACGAGACTCCTCCAATCGACCTTCTGATAAATACCTCTAAAATTGGTATTATCCTTCAGTATATCCAGTTTGCTACCAGAAGTACTTTAAATAAGATGCATCTTCATTCTAGTTCATTTGATTATgtggtattattttcttaataatttgtTAAAAAGGAATAATTCAGTATCCCTTAGACATATGCTATAGTTGGCCTAGGAACAGTGTGTTTTTTAAGACTTGTATTATGATATTCAAAGTTGATATTCTTGCTTGAACCATGTTGCCTCTATTTGTAGTTAGTAACTGACACTGCCTCCTCCCCTCCAAATAATAGTCTAAGAAGAGAAACATGTTATTCAAGAGCTACAAAACTGCAAACAGTCAGTCCTATCAGCTATTAGTCTTGATCAATTTCTAGAAAAACAAGAGATACACGTAGGTGGTGAAAAAACAACATGATATTCACACAACAACTGATCTGCCCCCTTCTTTTGTTGATAAACATAATAAAGGATTGGATGATCTTGCAGAACAAGAAGATATTGGTGATTATGAGTGTTCTAGAGACTAGAGATAAGGATATGAACATTGATTGTAGTACAAATGGTATGTCTTAAACCTTTTATGTTTACCACTCATCAACTTTTAGGTTATTTCTTGGCTATTACTTCAATCCGAGGATATCCGAGAAAAAAAAAGTTCGAGGATACTCAACATGTAAGAAAATTCACACAAGAAATTTAGATCAAAGAGAAGAGGTAATATTTTACAAAGGACAAGCAGTGGGACCAACTGGAAAGACAACTTCTGATTTGCAAGGAGTCCTAGATTTATTACCTTGATGTACACTAGTTGGCATGTTGTGCCAAAGGAAAATAAAAGACGCACGTGGAAATATATCAATGTAAGAAAAAATGTTTGAGATTGTGCAGTTATTGTATGTTTATTACTTACTCAAGCTATTGTTTTGAATAGACAAAATTCCTAATTGCAGAAGGAGAGAAGTGGGTGATGGATGGTCTTCGTGATGCTCGGAGACGATGCAAGAGAAGTATTCAACGGAGATGTTTTAATAGGAAACTTACTGATGAATAAATGTTAGCAAAACGTCTCGATGACATGCCAAAAGTTCGATTGCGCCAGTTGATAGAGTATTGGAAACATCCAACTGTCCAAGTGAGATTAGAACAGTGCATTTCTACTCTTGGACATATTTTGCATCATTTCTATTCTTTGCTTTTCGATTTACGAATTAATAAATCTCTTTTTGTTAAATTTTAGGTCCTGAGCGAGGTAaattttcaaaaaggaaaaagtgGACGCATCAGATGGGACCTATTAATTTTGCAAGAGTACACCTGGCATTGGTAATATTTAGTAGACacggtaaaaaatcttttttttttttttcatactttgTCAGAATGTATTTGTgccttttaaaatttattttgatattatttgtaACGTGCAACCAAAGAAAACGACGAGGAACCATCGCAGTTGGAAATGTTTATTGCAACTCGTACAAAGACGGGGAAAGAAGTTCATACAGATAGCCAACTTATAATAGTAAGTCATTTTTGTCATACATTCTTCTTCTACTACTTTGTCATACATTCAGCAATCCGTTAATGCACTGACTAAGTTTCACCCAATCACTTGACACAAGTATCTTTAGCTTGCGTAGCTTCTTTTTCTCTACTTACATGCTCACAATCTGGATCTTGTTAGCATGATAGTAGATAAACCTGTTTGGTTAGTCACTATGAGAATTTTTGTGTTTGTAAATGCTGTTTACTGAACTTCTTTTTGACAGGATGAACTTCAGAATCATCAAAATTCTGGGAAAACAACGGATGATGCATTCAAGGCAGTGTTTGGAAAGGAGCAGCCTGGTCGACTTAGATGCTACAGTAGATCAGTGACAGCAAGTTCACCGAAAAGAGATGAGGAAACCAAGCAGCTTAAACAAAAGCATGCCAATGAAGTCACTTCTCTTAAGGAAGTAATGCGTGAAATGAGAGAAGAAATGCAACATATTTTTAGTCAATTGGTGCAAAATAACCCTCCATTAAATGTTCAAGATATACCAGGGTATGCTGAATTTAACCTTCCTTCACCTGATGATGCAAGTAGTGCACGAGCTGTAAGAGGGCAAACTCTTCCAAATTCTTCCAACTCAACTCGTGCTTCGATTCTTAAAAAGGTATTTTATATTCGCATTCACAAAAAACTTAAATTCTGTGAAAAAAGGTTTACTACTCATGTGGTAGCTGAAGTATTGTCACTCTGtaataccacaaaagtttacTACTCTCTGGGAAAAAAGTGAACAGAAATAGGTCAACACCAACCTGAAAGGACTTGATGATTAGGAACATGCCTGATTCTTGCAATCCGAATACTTTCTGGTAAAATGCAATTACAGAATGAGCCTGAAAAGTTAGAGACAATTGTGTGATACAAGCTTGAAGTTTAGCAAGAATAGCCTAGAAAACATGTTGCACGTTTCATGCAACAATTTGTTTTTCGGTCACAATTAAAACCATCTTATAAAATAGTGCAGATACGAACAAGGGAAAATAGATGGAAATGGACACTGGTTCACACTTGAAAGTTGCCATCAACTAAGACAGGCTGCTCATGACCTATTGCTAATAGGATATCTTACAATCAATGACTATGAAGTGCCTTCTAGACAAGAGTGGGTATGTTGTTCATGGTGCCTACTTGGAGATAcctgatacaagcatgaagagcacaaaaAGGTTCAAGGTAATTATCAAAGATTCAAGATGCggattgaagaccttttggagcCTTTTCGAAGTATCgatcaagagaaggaaggaggggaaCTTATTCACTCAAGGGGCGCCTCAAGTGAAGGGTATAGAAGACATTTTACACTCCAAAATTGACACTCAAGAGGTGCCCCATTTCCcttattcattaagggtattttttacATTTACTATATAATAGTAAATAGGCATTCTAGATTGTATTTTCACAAGACTtggatgaattgaaattgaatattACTCTTAGTTTAGTTTCTTCCTTAGGGTAGGGCTTGGATAAGCCATATCAGTGTAGGTCTTGGATAAGACATCaaaacttgagagattaatacatttAATGGATTTCACTTGTATTGATCAATTGGCAATAAAGGTGcacttgaggaagagtgtttcctttgggtcacctaagaaaGTGGTTTGAATTTAcatggtgatgtgtgtttgaaagtttgatacaccttctagtgctattcacttgtggaagtaaggtca comes from Capsicum annuum cultivar UCD-10X-F1 chromosome 2, UCD10Xv1.1, whole genome shotgun sequence and encodes:
- the LOC107860413 gene encoding uncharacterized protein LOC107860413 isoform X6, encoding MGPINFARVHLALVIFSRHENDEEPSQLEMFIATRTKTGKEVHTDSQLIIDELQNHQNSGKTTDDAFKAVFGKEQPGRLRCYSRSVTASSPKRDEETKQLKQKHANEVTSLKEVMREMREEMQHIFSQLVQNNPPLNVQDIPGYAEFNLPSPDDASSARAVRGQTLPNSSNSTRASILKKI
- the LOC107860413 gene encoding uncharacterized protein LOC107860413 isoform X5; its protein translation is MGPINFARVHLALVIFSRHENDEEPSQLEMFIATRTKTGKEVHTDSQLIIDELQNHQNSGKTTDDAFKAVFGKEQPGRLRCYSRSVTASSPKRDEETKQLKQKHANEVTSLKEVMREMREEMQHIFSQLVQNNPPLNVQDIPGYAEFNLPSPDDASSARAVRGQTLPNSSNSTRASILKKIRTRENRWKWTLVHT
- the LOC107860413 gene encoding uncharacterized protein LOC107860413 isoform X3; the protein is MGPINFARVHLALVIFSRHENDEEPSQLEMFIATRTKTGKEVHTDSQLIIDELQNHQNSGKTTDDAFKAVFGKEQPGRLRCYSRSVTASSPKRDEETKQLKQKHANEVTSLKEVMREMREEMQHIFSQLVQNNPPLNVQDIPGYAEFNLPSPDDASSARAVRGQTLPNSSNSTRASILKKCRYEQGKIDGNGHWFTLESCHQLRQAAHDLLLIGYLTINDYEVPSRQEWVCCSWCLLGDT
- the LOC107860413 gene encoding uncharacterized protein LOC107860413 isoform X4 is translated as MFIATRTKTGKEVHTDSQLIIDELQNHQNSGKTTDDAFKAVFGKEQPGRLRCYSRSVTASSPKRDEETKQLKQKHANEVTSLKEVMREMREEMQHIFSQLVQNNPPLNVQDIPGYAEFNLPSPDDASSARAVRGQTLPNSSNSTRASILKKCRYEQGKIDGNGHWFTLESCHQLRQAAHDLLLIGYLTINDYEVPSRQEWVCCSWCLLGDT